In Bacillus thuringiensis, the DNA window AAGTGCGACACCCCAAATGATGAGACCCGAAAATTTATTTAATAATACGATTGTCTTTCCAGTTGAGTCTAGTCTTTTTAAAAATTTCCCCGCTAAAGCTAAGCTTATAAACCAAATCCAAGAAACGATAATAGTTGCAAGTGTGAAAGCCCATTTTTCACTTCCTATGTATTGAATAGAATTCGTTCCAATTACACCGATTGTATCTAAAATTGCATGTGGATTTAATAACGAAACCGATGCAGCGAAAAGAATTTGCTTTTTTAATGGCATGCTGTTTTTTTGTTTTAAATCATTGGAAGGGTTACTTCTCCAAACAACAAAGCCCATATATAGGAGAAAGAAAAATCCAATTATATATAACGTGTTAGTTAGCCAAGAAAAAGTAAGGAGTACAAGGGAGACACCTTGCACCGCAATCAATATGAGTAACGTATCACATATAGAGGCAGTTAATATTACAGGGGCTGCCCTCCAAATGTTTGGTTGGCTTGCACCTTGGTTAAAGACGAAAACATTTTGGACACCTAATGGAATGATTAGGCCAAATGCAAGAATGATACCATGAATAATTGCTTCACTCATCATATTACCTCCTATTTTATTTCATTATGATAGTGTATATTTTATAGAAGAAATGAAAATTTGTATCCATCCATATGGTTGGGGAGGTTACCAACCAAAAAGAATATAAGGTGATATGATGGAAAGATTCGTTTGGAAACCGAATATGTCTCTAACGACTCCTCTGTATAAACAAATAGAAACGTATGTAAAAGAAAGAATCGTTAATGGAGAATGGACTATTGGAACGAAATTACCTTCACAAAGAGATTTGGCACATACATTTGGGGTAAACCGGAGTACAATTGTAATGGCTTTCGATGAGCTAGTGGCAAAGGGATACATTGAAGGGAATGGCAGGAAAGGGACAATTGTTATAAATAATAATGAGAATGCTTCAACGTACGCACCCCCGCCTAATTGGCAGTCTTATGTAGAAACAGGACTTCATTATCCGAATCTGCCTGCTATTCAAGAGATTAATCAAGCTGAATTTTATCCACATGTAATTCGTTTAGGAACAGGTGAGCTCGCACCAAGTCTTTTACCTGAAAAAAAGATGAAAGATATTATGAATAAGCTTTTAAAGTCGAGCATGATACTTGGGTATGAAGAACCGAAAGGAAATTTCTATTTAAGGAAGAAAATTGCGGACTATTTAAAGGGACATGGTGTATATGTAACTCCTGATTCTATATTAATTGTTTCAGGAGCAATTCAAGCGTTGCAACTGATTTCTATGGGGCTTCTTCCAAAAGGGGCATCCATCTTATTAGAAAAACCATCTTATTTATATTCTCTTAATGTTTTTCAATCTGCAGGAATGCGTTTAATTGGTATACCAATGGATGAGAACGGTTTACATGCATCATATATTACAAAATATAAGAAGCAATTTAATGCATCTATTTTATATACAATTCCGTCTTTTCATAATCCGACGAACTTTAGTATGAACGCAAAGAAACGGACAGAAGTGATGGAAATATGTAACGAAATTGGATTGCCTATTATAGAGGACGCGGTGTATCAAGACTTATGGTTTGATGGGCCTGTTTCAAAGCCTTTAAAAGCATATGATAAAAATGGGATTGTACTACATATCGGGAGTATGTCTAAAGTCATTAGTCCAGGATTAAGAATTGGATGGATTGTTGGATCAGAGCCAGTCATTCAAAGATTGGCAGACATAAAAATGCAAACAGATTATGGTTCAAGTTCTATATCCCAACAAATTGCAGCGGAATGGTTTGCCGATGGATTGTATGATGAACATTTACAGTTTGTAAGAACTAAGTTGAAAAAACGCAGAGATTTTATGATACAAATGTTAGAGAAATACTGTCGTGATATAGCAACTTGGTATGAACCGTCAGGTGGTTTTTATATTTGGTTACATATGAATGTACCCGTTTCGAACCGTAGCTTATTTGACAAAGCTTTGAAAGAAAAGATTTTATTAAATCCAGGTACTTTGTATGATAGAAGTGCAAACCAATTTTTGCGTCTATCCTATTCATACGCACCGTTAGAAGAAATTGAAATAGGTATCAAAAAACTTGCACAACTAATGAAAAAGTAAGAGGAGAAAGTAATGAAACAATATGTAATTTGCCAAATTATCAATGGAGAAAAATATTTAGCTGCTTATGCGGAGACGAAGCAGGATGCAATTGAAAAAGCAGAATTGTTAGGATTACGAACAGGAAATCGATACACCGTTATTACTGCCGAGGAAGCGGAAGGGTTAACGTATCCTTAAGCAACGAATAATAATGATGCAGCAGGAAGTAAATAAGCCTAGTAATATATGATATTACTAGGCTTATTTTTTTTGAAAGCGTTACGTGTTCTCGTATGAAAAATAATAGTATTATGAGTCAAGTTGACGGAAATACCGATTTGTTGTTCGGTCCTGATTTCCATTTCTATATGCATCAATATATTGTCTGAAGTTCCAAGATTGTAAAAATTTATTTGCGGCGTTATAACCAGAATTGTAAAGCCACTCTTTTTCTTCCTTTGTTAACTCAAAGTTTGTACTAGTAATGGACCCTGTTGGAATTGTAATTGTCCTTGCTTTTGATTCCTTGTCTAAATGACGTAAATCATGGGCTTGCATCATTGTTTTAAATAGTCCTTTAAACATGGAGATAGGCTCGTTATAGTGGGCAGGATCAGCTTGAATCTCATCTTTTACGAAATGAAACCCAAAAGTCGGCCAGCGAGGAGAGGTAGGTGAGTCGAAAATCCAAATAGGATAATTACTTAAAATCCCTCCATCAACCATATAACAAGGTTGCTTCCATTTAGGGGTTCTCCATTTTACAGGTTCAAAGAAGAAGGGGATTGTAGTACTCATTCTTACAGCTTTAGCAATAGAGAAGCGATAATTTAAAAATCCGTAGTTCGGCAAATCATCGGGGAAGACAACCATTTTACCATTACTTATATCAGAAGCGATAATTTTAAGCTTATTTAAATCAGGTAAATCTGTAAATAAGTGTACTCCTTTTTTTCGAAGTAATTCTTCAATCCATTCTTCTATAAAAATATTAGAGTAAATACCAAGAGTAGTCCATGCACTTAATCCTTTGCCGATAAACGGGATTCTGTCAATAAAGGTTTTCTTCGTAAATTTATTATAATCAATATCAGTTATAATTGTTTTTAACTCTGAACAAGAATATCCTGCTGCTAGGAGTGCAGCGATAATAGAACCAGCTGATGTTCCAGCTACACGCTCCCATTCATAGCCTTTTTCAGCTAACGCGCAAATTGCCCCTACATGCGCAATTCCGCGTACACCGCCTCCTTCAAAAACACCATCAATCTTCATCAATCATACTTCCTTTCGAATAAAAGATTTGAAAATGGCAAAAAAGCACGTATTGTACGTGCTTTTTTACAATAGTTTTTAAAATTTACTAGCAGCCTACAAAGCCGCCCCAACAGCTAGCTCCGATGATGATTAGAAGGATAAATAAAACGATTAATAAAGCGAAACCTCCATAACCACATCCACCACAACTGCCGCCGTAACCGTAACCGCCGCAACTATATCCGTAACCCATGTGGAATTCCTCCTTAAATTAAAAATAGAAATGAACGAGGGGAAAATGTACTGGAAGAAATAATGAACTATCGTGTTTGTAGGAACAATGTATACTATGCTTTTTTAAACTTGTTCGCGTATGGAGGAAGAGCCCGTTTTTTTGGAGGCTTGTTGTTTTTACAAAGAATGGAGTATAATTTTTGTGCGATGATACAAATAAATATGTAAATATAAGGAGAATTTATGAATAACCAAATTGAAGTATTAATTGATAAATATGGGCTGACGCA includes these proteins:
- a CDS encoding LysE/ArgO family amino acid transporter, with translation MSEAIIHGIILAFGLIIPLGVQNVFVFNQGASQPNIWRAAPVILTASICDTLLILIAVQGVSLVLLTFSWLTNTLYIIGFFFLLYMGFVVWRSNPSNDLKQKNSMPLKKQILFAASVSLLNPHAILDTIGVIGTNSIQYIGSEKWAFTLATIIVSWIWFISLALAGKFLKRLDSTGKTIVLLNKFSGLIIWGVALYMLTQVMYS
- a CDS encoding PLP-dependent aminotransferase family protein translates to MERFVWKPNMSLTTPLYKQIETYVKERIVNGEWTIGTKLPSQRDLAHTFGVNRSTIVMAFDELVAKGYIEGNGRKGTIVINNNENASTYAPPPNWQSYVETGLHYPNLPAIQEINQAEFYPHVIRLGTGELAPSLLPEKKMKDIMNKLLKSSMILGYEEPKGNFYLRKKIADYLKGHGVYVTPDSILIVSGAIQALQLISMGLLPKGASILLEKPSYLYSLNVFQSAGMRLIGIPMDENGLHASYITKYKKQFNASILYTIPSFHNPTNFSMNAKKRTEVMEICNEIGLPIIEDAVYQDLWFDGPVSKPLKAYDKNGIVLHIGSMSKVISPGLRIGWIVGSEPVIQRLADIKMQTDYGSSSISQQIAAEWFADGLYDEHLQFVRTKLKKRRDFMIQMLEKYCRDIATWYEPSGGFYIWLHMNVPVSNRSLFDKALKEKILLNPGTLYDRSANQFLRLSYSYAPLEEIEIGIKKLAQLMKK
- a CDS encoding DUF3933 family protein, whose translation is MKQYVICQIINGEKYLAAYAETKQDAIEKAELLGLRTGNRYTVITAEEAEGLTYP
- a CDS encoding patatin-like phospholipase family protein, translating into MKIDGVFEGGGVRGIAHVGAICALAEKGYEWERVAGTSAGSIIAALLAAGYSCSELKTIITDIDYNKFTKKTFIDRIPFIGKGLSAWTTLGIYSNIFIEEWIEELLRKKGVHLFTDLPDLNKLKIIASDISNGKMVVFPDDLPNYGFLNYRFSIAKAVRMSTTIPFFFEPVKWRTPKWKQPCYMVDGGILSNYPIWIFDSPTSPRWPTFGFHFVKDEIQADPAHYNEPISMFKGLFKTMMQAHDLRHLDKESKARTITIPTGSITSTNFELTKEEKEWLYNSGYNAANKFLQSWNFRQYIDAYRNGNQDRTTNRYFRQLDS
- a CDS encoding YjcZ family sporulation protein; this encodes MGYGYSCGGYGYGGSCGGCGYGGFALLIVLFILLIIIGASCWGGFVGC